The Punica granatum isolate Tunisia-2019 chromosome 4, ASM765513v2, whole genome shotgun sequence genome has a window encoding:
- the LOC116206227 gene encoding uncharacterized protein LOC116206227: MAEEDEVLIEVEAVLSVYGDDCLVIDKFPPHLQVHVKPRTADVSSQQFVEAVIGIRAGPQYPDEPPHVDLIECKGLDKQRQKHLLVSIGDSAQQLSSCLMLVALCEEAVEMLSVMNHPDGDCPLCLYPLVPEEEEEKTLPFMKLMSCFHCFHSECIIRWWNWLQKEEDHDGNADGPKEPEQSKGNCPVCRKTFQAKDLEHVVDLVGSHSSKLSCEENEVGKDDKLLYSDSENIRRQKFEAILKRQEEINGLLEPRKDLVVQPGMFLTPSVTSSASSSITETTEQEPSRTNSSSFGKHQRDGAVASDANSTGPSNARGSGEHRNHGMRKNKVRNVRRQDRHWVKKDEGTAR, encoded by the exons ATGGCGGAAGAGGACGAGGTCCTGATAGAAGTGGAGGCCGTACTGTCCGTTTACGGCGACGATTGCCTCGTAATCGACAAATTCCCTCCCCACCTTCAAGTACACGTCAAGCCTCGCACGGCCGACGTCTCCTCCCAGCAG TTCGTGGAAGCTGTTATCGGCATAAGAGCAGGTCCCCAG TATCCAGATGAACCGCCTCACGTTGATCTTATAGAATGCAAGggtcttgacaaacagagacaGAAGCATCTTCTAGTCAGCATAGGAGATAGTGCTCAGCAGCTCTCCTCATGTTTAATGCTGGTGGCACTCTGTGAG GAAGCCGTGGAGATGCTGTCTGTCATGAATCACCCGGATGGAGATTGTCCATTGTGCTTGTATCCCTTGGTTcctgaagaggaggaggagaagactCTGCCGTTTATGAAGCTGATGTCTTGTTTTCATTGTTTCCACAG TGAGTGCATTATTAGGTGGTGGAATTGGCTTcagaaagaagaagatcatGATGGTAACGCCGATGGCCCAAAAG AGCCAGAACAGAGTAAAGGGAATTGTCCAGTTTGCCGTAAAACCTTTCAAGCGAAGGATTTAGAGCACGTTGTTGATTTGGTTGGCTCTCATTCCTCGAAATTG AGTTGCGAGGAAAATGAAGTTGGTAAGGACGACAAGCTTCTCTACtctgattcagagaatattaGAAGGCAGAAATTTGAGGCCATATTGAAGAGGCAGGAAGAGATAAACGGGTTGCTTGAACCTCGAAAAGATTTAGTTGTCCAACCTGGTATGTTTCTAACCCCGTCGGTAACTTCGTCTGCTTCTTCGTCGATCACTGAGACTACTGAACAAGAACCCTCGCGAACAAATTCGAGTAGTTTTGGTAAACATCAAAGGGATGGGGCAGTTGCTTCAGATGCCAACTCCACTGGTCCCTCAAACGCTCGTGGTAGTGGCGAGCATCGGAACCATGGTATGAGGAAGAATAAGGTTCGAAATGTGAGAAGACAAGACAGGCATTGGGTAAAGAAGGACGAAGGCACTGCGAGATGA
- the LOC116206228 gene encoding 60S ribosomal protein L13-2-like, which translates to MVKHNNVVPNGHFRKHWQNYVKTWFNQPARKVRRRLARQKKAVKIFPRPTEGPLRPVVHGQTLKYNMKVRAGRGFSLEELKAAGIPKKLAPTIGIAVDHRRKNRSLESLQTNVQRLKTYKAKLVVFPRRPRKFKAGDSTAEELASATQVQGSFMPIVREKPAVELVKVTDEMKSFNAYAKLRVERTNKRHYGARLKKAAEAEKEDKK; encoded by the exons ATGGTGAAGCACAATAATGTTGTGCCTAATGGGCACTTCAGGAAGCACTGGCAGAACTATGTCAAGACCTGGTTCAACCAGCCTGCTCGTAAAGTCAGGAGACGCCTGG CTAGGCAAAAGAAGGCTGTGAAGATTTTCCCTAGGCCTACTGAAGGACCGCTTAGGCCGGTTGTTCACGGTCAGACCCTTAAGTACAACATGAAAGTCAGGGCTGGAAGGGGTTTCTCTCTTGAGGAGCTCAAG GCTGCTGGTATTCCCAAGAAACTAGCTCCAACTATCGGAATTGCAGTGGACCATCGCCGCAAGAACAGATCTTTGGAGAGTCTCCAGACCAATGTGCAGAGGCTGAAGACCTACAAGGCCAAGTTGGTTGTCTTCCCGAGACGACCAAGGAAATTCAAG GCTGGTGATTCTACTGCCGAGGAACTTGCTAGCGCCACTCAGGTGCAAGGCTCTTTCATGCCTATTGTCAGGGAGAAGCCTGCCGTTGAGCTCGTCAAGGTCACAGATGAGATGAAGTCATTCAATGCCTATGCCAAGCTTCGTGTGGAGCGGACAAACAAGCGACACTATGGTGCCAGGTTGAAGAAGGCGGCCGAGGCTGAGAAGGAGGACAAGAAGTGA